In one Chloroflexota bacterium genomic region, the following are encoded:
- a CDS encoding SAM-dependent DNA methyltransferase: protein MKEQIKSKQRVADHGEVFTSPREVNAMLDLVKPETERIDSRFLEPACGTGNFLSEILSRKLRVVEKRYRRSQLEFERNLVLAVSSIYGIDKQEDNTIACRQRLFDIADERYTALFKSKAKDTVRRIVRFILERNIVYGDALSLQTVDEPKQPIVFSEWTFPFNDSKLKRRDFIFEELMPDERKNGQANDLFAQNRPVSDLGEVVFIPAETRDYPPVPFLRIAEQT, encoded by the coding sequence ATGAAAGAACAGATCAAATCCAAGCAACGTGTCGCCGATCACGGCGAGGTGTTCACCAGTCCGCGCGAGGTGAACGCCATGCTCGATCTGGTGAAGCCCGAAACCGAGCGGATCGACTCGCGGTTTCTGGAACCGGCTTGCGGCACGGGCAACTTCCTCAGCGAGATCCTCAGCCGCAAGCTGCGCGTGGTGGAAAAGCGTTACCGCCGCAGCCAATTGGAGTTCGAGCGCAACCTGGTGCTGGCCGTCTCGTCCATCTACGGCATAGACAAGCAGGAAGACAATACCATCGCCTGCCGCCAGCGGTTGTTTGACATCGCCGACGAGCGCTATACCGCACTGTTTAAGAGCAAGGCCAAAGACACGGTGCGCCGCATCGTGCGCTTCATTCTGGAGCGCAACATCGTCTACGGCGACGCGTTGAGCCTGCAAACCGTCGATGAACCGAAACAGCCGATCGTTTTTTCCGAGTGGACCTTCCCGTTTAACGACAGCAAACTGAAGCGGCGCGACTTTATCTTTGAAGAACTGATGCCCGACGAGCGGAAGAACGGCCAGGCGAACGATCTGTTTGCACAGAACCGGCCGGTGTCCGACCTCGGTGAGGTGGTCTTCATTCCTGCCGAAACGCGCGACTACCCGCCGGTTCCTTTTCTGAGAATTGCGGAGCAGACATAG